One genomic segment of Ricinus communis isolate WT05 ecotype wild-type chromosome 5, ASM1957865v1, whole genome shotgun sequence includes these proteins:
- the LOC8287736 gene encoding protein SPA1-RELATED 2 isoform X2 → MDEGLGDEMAPLNMNERAHLYSKENEYSIKPPESSNVLESHEIIIPGEGDYTESSFHVLADILDAKNLNRSGVPMDASEQLCTNPRFMDNAGNMVEELTVRNYDSSNLAIVGTSNFRERIQTRQGQWQHLYQLGGASGIGSSCTKTLYRDNGQEMSSPLEDARYASSPVFLSHKTSSDDCNEVVEQSANAKNKGLSQNMISHGGIRTKILSKSGFSEYFVKSTLKGKGIIFRGPTHEGAKLAPRNENTGKAATVTLAASNSSLNLGVKTTLPCSFGITGPRPAGADHDGIGLQHWLNARQHKVNKVDCLHIFKRIVDLVDYSHSKGVALHDLRPSCFKLLQSNQVNYIGSAVEKDTFDRAMDRDVPSTENHVARRRAAEQGIFPFVGILAKKQKFSENANSLRQWPLFTAKHGLKFETANDGDLGLASTQDSRSEVAEHIPNTEYRIQGRISHQLSNAAQQQLASITDRLEDKWYASPEELSEGICTMSSNIYSLGVLLFELLGHFDSERGHATAMADLRHRILPPHFLSENPKEAGFCLWLIHPEPSSRPTTREILQSEVINGLQEVSVEELSSSIDQDDAESELLLHFLCLLKEHKQNHASKLADEIRCIEADIGEVARRNCLEKSLANQLSCVSRTNDMRLNNIIRQLESAYFSMRSQIQLPKTDATTNQDMDVLRNRENCYFALEGDEKENPTDCLGSFFDGLCKYARYSKFEVRGLLRTGDFNNSANVICSLSFDRDMDYFATAGVSKKIKIFEFNSLLNDSVDIHYPVIEMSNKSKLSCICWNTYIKNYLASTDYDGVVKMFYGGDMFFMFINLLSLLMICFTWMGSSYGMQILVKGFTNTMSTKGGLGLLTSLKFIRQN, encoded by the exons ATGGATGAAGGATTGGGCGATGAAATGGCTCCACTCAACATGAACGAGAGGGCACACCTCTATAGCAAAGAGAATGAATATTCCATAAAACCACCTGAAAGCTCCAACGTTTTGGAATCTCACGAGATAATTATACCTGGTGAAGGTGATTATACGGAGAGCTCATTTCACGTACTTGCAGATATTTTGGATGCCAAGAATCTGAATAGGAGTGGAGTCCCTATGGATGCATCTGAACAGCTGTGCACTAACCCTCGTTTTATGGACAATGCTGGAAACATGGTTGAAGAATTAACAGTGAGAAATTATGATAGTTCAAACCTAGCTATAGTCGGAACGTCAAACTTTAGGGAAAGAATTCAAACTAGGCAGGGTCAGTGGCAGCATCTTTATCAACTTGGAGGTGCATCAGGAATTGGGAGCTCATGTACCAAAACTTTATACCGGGACAATGGTCAGGAAATGTCAAGTCCTTTGGAGGATGCGAGGTATGCATCTTCCCCTGTGTTTTTGAGCCACAAAACTTCAAGTGATGACTGCAATGAAGTTGTGGAACAATCAGCAAATGCTAAAAATAAAGGTCTTTCCCAAAATATGATCTCTCATGGTGGTATTCGGACAAAGATTTTATCAAAATCAGGATTCTCAGAGTATTTTGTAAAAAGTACGTTGAAGGGTAAAGGGATAATTTTTCGAGGCCCAACCCATGAAGGTGCAAAACTTGCTCCAAGAAATGAGAATACTGGAAAGGCGGCTACTGTTACTTTGGCAGCTTCTAATTCTTCACTTAATTTAGGTGTGAAAACCACATTGCCATGTTCCTTTGGTATCACTGGGCCAAGGCCTGCTGGTGCAGATCATGATGGAATTGGTCTGCAACATTGGCTGAATGCACGGCAGCATAAAGTGAATAAAGTTGACTGCCTGCATATATTTAAACGAATTGTTGATCTGGTGGATTACTCTCACTCCAAGGGAGTTGCTTTACATGATTTACGGCCCTCTTGCTTCAAGTTGTTGCAATCCAATCAGGTTAACTATATTGGCTCAGCTGTGGAAAAAGATACGTTTGACAGAGCTATGGATCGAGATGTGCCTTCCACAGAGAATCATGTAGCTAGGAGACGGGCAGCAGAGCAGGGAATTTTTCCCTTTGTTGGTATACTTGCGAAGAAGCAAAAGTTCAGTGAGAATGCAAATTCTCTTAGGCAGTGGCCTCTATTTACTGCAAAACATGGCTTAAAATTTGAAACTGCCAATGATGGTGACCTTGGTCTAGCCAGTACACAAGATTCTCGTAGTGAAGTTGCAGAACATATACCAAATACAGAATACAGAATTCAGGGTAGGATCAGCCATCAGCTGTCGAATGCAGCTCAACAGCAGTTGGCATCCATTACTGACAGGTTGGAAGATAAGTGGTATGCAAGTCCGGAGGAGCTAAGTGAGGGAATCTGCACAATGTCATCAAATATCTATAGTTTAGGTGTTCTACTATTTGAG CTGCTTGGTCATTTTGATTCTGAACGAGGACATGCTACAGCAATGGCAGACCTGCGCCACCGGATTCTTCCTCCCCATTTTTTATCAGAAAATCCAAAGGAAGCTGGATTTTGCCTTTGGCTAATTCATCCAGAACCTTCATCACGTCCAACAACAAG GGAAATCCTACAATCTGAAGTGATTAATGGATTACAGGAGGTGTCTGTAGAAGAATTGTCATCTTCCATTGACCAAGATGATGCTGAATCAGAATTGTTATTGCATTTCCTCTGCTTGCTAAAAGAGCATAAGCAGAACCATGCCTCTAAGTTAGCAGATGAAATTAGGTGCATAGAAGCTGATATTGGAGAGGTTGCAAGGAGGAACTGTTTAGAGAAATCCTTAGCGAACCAATTATCATGTGTCTCCAGAACAAATGACATGAGGTTGAACAACATTATCAGACAACTTGAAAGTGCTTACTTCTCCATGAGATCGCAAATCCAGCTTCCAAAGACTGATGCGACCACAAACCAAGACATGGATGTACTAAGGAATCGTGAGAATTGTTATTTTGCATTGGAGGgtgatgaaaaagaaaatccaacTGATTGTCTTGGATCCTTTTTTGATGGTTTGTGCAAGTATGCTCGTTATAGTAAGTTTGAAGTACGTGGCCTACTAAGAACTGGGGATTTCAACAACTCTGCAAATGTAATTTGCTCTCTGAGTTTTGATCGAGACATGGACTATTTTGCTACCGCCGGAGTGTCAAAGAAGATAAAGATATTTGAGTTTAATTCACTTTTAAATGATTCTGTTGATATCCATTATCCAGTGATTGAAATGTCAAACAAATCAAAGCTTAGTTGCATTTGCTGGAACACCTATATCAAAAATTATCTGGCTTCAACTGACTATGATGGTGTTGTGAAG ATGTTCTATGGAGGGGATATGTTCTTCATGTTTATCAACTTGCTTTCATTGCTCATGATATGCTTTACTTGGATGGGTTCCAGTTATGGGATGCAA